A stretch of the bacterium SCSIO 12827 genome encodes the following:
- a CDS encoding glutathione S-transferase family protein, which translates to MFTLFYAPDTCALATLIAFKDAGLKAGDGYALRRVDFKRLEQRSPEYLAVNPKGRVPALVTPRGILTETPAMLAFVAQSFPQANLAPLEDPFAFAELQAFNSFICSSLHVAHAHRMRGHRWVDENDQAAITAMQKKVPESVGACYDLIEAGMLKGPWVMGDAYTIADPYLFTIAQWLEQDGVDPARIPRIVDHRARMAARANVKAAITEENA; encoded by the coding sequence ATGTTCACGTTGTTCTACGCGCCGGATACATGCGCGCTGGCGACCTTGATTGCGTTCAAGGACGCGGGGCTGAAGGCGGGGGACGGTTATGCGCTGCGCCGTGTCGATTTTAAGCGCCTGGAGCAGCGCTCGCCGGAATACTTGGCCGTCAATCCCAAGGGTCGGGTGCCCGCCCTGGTCACGCCAAGGGGCATCCTGACGGAAACCCCGGCCATGCTCGCCTTCGTCGCGCAAAGCTTCCCTCAGGCCAATCTGGCGCCGCTTGAGGATCCCTTCGCCTTCGCCGAACTGCAGGCCTTCAACAGTTTTATCTGCTCGTCCCTGCATGTCGCCCATGCCCATCGCATGCGTGGCCACCGCTGGGTCGATGAAAACGATCAGGCAGCGATCACGGCCATGCAGAAGAAGGTGCCCGAGTCCGTCGGTGCCTGTTACGACCTGATCGAGGCGGGCATGCTCAAGGGCCCCTGGGTGATGGGTGATGCCTATACCATCGCCGATCCCTATCTGTTCACCATCGCGCAATGGCTGGAACAGGACGGCGTCGATCCCGCGCGCATCCCCAGGATCGTCGATCACCGCGCGCGCATGGCGGCGCGGGCCAACGTGAAAGCGGCCATCACGGAAGAAAACGCCTGA
- a CDS encoding MaoC family dehydratase N-terminal domain-containing protein, with product MDDIDPNAPLDMDHLRSWIGKTQELTDTIGAFPVRALAATIDRADTAPQDGEALPPSAHWLYFLETPQHSELAFDGHAKKGGFLPPVPLPRRMWAGGRIWFKEALRIGDKATRLSTVKDVTFKEGKSGRLVFVLVEHRIQAGGQDVIVEEHDIVYRDEAAPDAPPPPPPKPAPEGAVWERRVLPDEAMLFRYSALIFNAHRIHYDREFTQNDEGYPNLIVHGPLIASLLMDLGAREMAKQGKRMTRFAYRAVRPSFTDGRAMTFQGKPTGDSAADLWALDQDNWLAMQADADFEDA from the coding sequence ATGGACGACATCGACCCCAACGCGCCTTTGGACATGGACCACCTGCGGTCCTGGATCGGCAAGACCCAGGAACTGACGGACACCATCGGCGCCTTCCCGGTGCGCGCCCTGGCCGCCACCATCGACCGCGCCGACACCGCACCCCAGGACGGCGAGGCCCTGCCGCCGTCGGCTCATTGGCTGTATTTTCTGGAAACGCCGCAGCATTCGGAACTGGCGTTTGACGGCCACGCCAAGAAAGGCGGGTTCCTGCCGCCGGTGCCGCTGCCGCGCCGCATGTGGGCGGGCGGGCGCATCTGGTTCAAGGAAGCGCTCCGCATCGGTGACAAGGCGACGCGGCTGTCCACGGTCAAGGACGTGACCTTCAAGGAAGGCAAATCCGGGCGGCTGGTCTTCGTGCTGGTCGAACATCGCATCCAGGCCGGCGGCCAGGACGTGATTGTCGAGGAACACGACATCGTCTACCGCGACGAAGCCGCCCCCGACGCGCCGCCGCCGCCGCCGCCCAAGCCCGCCCCCGAAGGAGCCGTTTGGGAACGTCGCGTGCTGCCGGACGAGGCCATGCTATTCCGCTACTCAGCACTTATTTTCAACGCCCACCGTATTCACTACGACCGCGAATTTACGCAGAACGACGAAGGTTATCCGAATTTGATCGTCCACGGCCCCCTGATCGCGAGTTTGCTGATGGACCTGGGCGCGCGTGAAATGGCCAAGCAGGGCAAGCGCATGACCCGCTTCGCCTACCGGGCCGTCCGGCCCAGCTTTACCGACGGCCGCGCCATGACCTTCCAGGGCAAGCCGACAGGGGACAGCGCCGCCGACCTTTGGGCGTTGGATCAGGACAACTGGCTTGCCATGCAGGCCGACGCCGATTTCGAGGATGCGTAA
- a CDS encoding acyl-CoA/acyl-ACP dehydrogenase, with amino-acid sequence MTSTTPTHPEIRESVAALCRDFPGEYWREKDRNDAYPTEFVTALTEAGFLACLIPEEYGGSGLGLSEAAAIMEEIHKSGCSGGACHAQMYIMGALLRHGDEEKKRRYLPEIASGALRLQAFGVTEPTSGTDTTRIRTTARRDGNEWVINGQKVWTSRAEHSDLMLLLARTTPREEAAKPHQGMSIFLVDMQKAKGNGLTIQKLEAMVNHATTEIFFDDLRIPADALIGEEGRGFYYVLDGMNAERILISAEAIGDARWFIKKARDYAVDRRVFDRPIGQNQGVQFPIARCYAETEAAALMVQKAAETFDAGEEVGAMANMCKLLASEATWHAADTCLQTHGGFGFAREYDVERKFRETRLFQTAPISTNLILSYIAEHVLDMPRSF; translated from the coding sequence ATGACCTCCACCACGCCCACTCACCCGGAAATCCGGGAATCCGTTGCTGCCCTCTGCCGGGATTTCCCCGGCGAATACTGGCGCGAGAAGGACCGCAATGACGCCTATCCCACCGAATTCGTCACGGCCCTGACCGAGGCCGGCTTCCTCGCCTGCCTGATTCCTGAGGAATACGGCGGGTCCGGCCTGGGCCTGTCCGAGGCCGCTGCGATCATGGAGGAAATCCACAAGTCCGGCTGCAGCGGCGGTGCCTGCCACGCCCAGATGTACATCATGGGCGCGCTGTTGCGCCACGGCGACGAGGAGAAAAAGCGCCGCTATCTGCCCGAGATCGCGTCCGGCGCCCTGCGCCTGCAGGCTTTCGGCGTGACCGAGCCTACGTCCGGCACGGACACCACGCGCATCCGCACCACGGCGCGGCGCGACGGCAACGAATGGGTCATCAACGGCCAGAAGGTGTGGACGTCGCGCGCCGAACATTCCGATCTGATGTTGCTGCTGGCCCGCACCACGCCCCGCGAAGAGGCGGCCAAGCCGCACCAGGGCATGTCCATCTTCCTGGTCGACATGCAGAAGGCCAAGGGCAACGGCCTGACCATCCAGAAGCTGGAAGCCATGGTCAACCATGCGACCACGGAAATCTTCTTCGACGATCTGCGCATTCCCGCCGACGCCCTGATCGGCGAGGAAGGGCGCGGGTTCTACTACGTCCTCGACGGCATGAACGCCGAACGCATCCTGATTTCCGCCGAAGCCATCGGCGACGCCCGCTGGTTCATCAAGAAGGCCCGCGACTATGCCGTCGATCGACGGGTGTTCGATCGGCCCATCGGTCAGAATCAAGGCGTCCAGTTCCCCATCGCCCGCTGCTACGCGGAGACGGAGGCCGCGGCCCTCATGGTGCAGAAGGCGGCGGAAACCTTCGACGCCGGTGAAGAAGTCGGGGCCATGGCCAACATGTGCAAGTTGCTGGCCTCGGAAGCGACCTGGCACGCCGCCGATACCTGCCTGCAAACCCACGGTGGGTTCGGCTTCGCCCGTGAATACGATGTGGAGCGCAAGTTCCGTGAGACGCGCCTGTTCCAGACCGCGCCGATCTCGACCAACCTCATCCTCTCCTACATCGCCGAGCATGTCCTCGACATGCCGCGCTCCTTCTAA
- a CDS encoding CoA transferase — translation MTNKQSPAALNGVRVIDIATFIAGPYAGTILSEFGAEVIKVEQPHKDGQGGGDPWRRYGTKTAREDSTLAWLTEARNKQAVTLNLREAEGQDLLKKLVADADVLIENFRPGTLERWGLGPDVLWAINPGLVILRVTGYGQTGPYKDRPGFARIGHAVGGLTYLSGKPGEIPVTPGSTSLGDYMTGMYGAIGIMMALRHRDATGEGQVIDAALYESVFRVLDELAPAYAAQGTVREPEGTGTLNACPHGHFPCGDGKFLSIACTTSKMFERLTQGMGRPDLWDLYGDQAERLKHRDTVIEEVTNWCLSMTREQVMEKCIGAEVPAGPINSIADIFEDPHFRARDQLVTIDDPEVGEVTIPGVIPKLSKTPGQIKSLGKGLGASNADVYGKLLGLSEADLADLKARGII, via the coding sequence ATGACGAACAAGCAAAGCCCCGCCGCGCTGAACGGCGTTCGCGTCATCGATATCGCGACCTTCATCGCGGGACCCTATGCGGGCACGATCCTGAGTGAATTCGGCGCCGAGGTCATCAAGGTCGAACAGCCCCACAAGGACGGGCAGGGCGGTGGCGATCCCTGGCGGCGTTACGGGACCAAGACGGCACGAGAGGATTCGACCCTCGCCTGGCTGACCGAGGCCCGCAACAAGCAGGCCGTGACCCTCAACCTGCGGGAGGCCGAGGGCCAGGATCTGCTGAAAAAACTGGTCGCCGACGCCGACGTGCTGATTGAGAATTTCCGCCCCGGCACCCTGGAACGCTGGGGCCTGGGGCCGGACGTGCTGTGGGCGATCAATCCCGGCTTGGTGATCCTGCGGGTTACCGGCTACGGCCAGACCGGCCCCTACAAGGACCGGCCCGGATTCGCCCGTATCGGCCATGCGGTGGGCGGGCTGACCTATCTTTCGGGCAAGCCCGGGGAAATTCCGGTGACGCCGGGCTCGACCTCGCTCGGCGATTACATGACCGGCATGTACGGCGCCATCGGCATCATGATGGCCCTGCGTCATCGCGACGCCACCGGCGAGGGCCAGGTCATCGACGCTGCCCTTTATGAAAGCGTGTTTCGCGTGCTCGACGAACTGGCCCCGGCCTATGCCGCCCAGGGCACCGTGCGCGAGCCCGAGGGAACGGGTACCCTCAACGCTTGCCCGCACGGGCATTTCCCTTGCGGTGACGGCAAGTTCCTGTCCATCGCCTGCACCACGTCCAAGATGTTCGAACGCCTGACCCAAGGCATGGGCCGCCCGGATTTGTGGGACCTCTACGGCGATCAGGCGGAGCGCCTGAAGCACCGAGACACCGTGATTGAGGAAGTCACCAACTGGTGCCTGTCCATGACCCGCGAACAGGTCATGGAAAAATGCATCGGCGCCGAAGTTCCGGCCGGGCCGATCAATTCCATTGCCGACATCTTCGAAGACCCGCATTTCCGCGCCCGTGATCAGCTTGTCACGATCGACGATCCGGAAGTCGGTGAGGTGACGATCCCCGGTGTAATCCCGAAGCTGTCCAAGACGCCGGGGCAGATCAAGTCCCTCGGCAAGGGGCTGGGGGCGTCCAACGCGGACGTCTACGGCAAGCTGCTGGGCTTGTCAGAGGCCGACCTGGCGGACCTGAAGGCGCGCGGGATTATCTAG